From the Inediibacterium massiliense genome, the window TATTTTAAAGAAATAAATGATAAAAAAGAGCCATTAAAAGAAAAATTAATAAAAGAATATGGTAGAATAAAAGAGGTTTTAAATAAAGTTCCAAGTATGATGGATATGTATGAAAATTCTAATTATCCTGTTCATATTTATTTAAAGACTTTTCAGTCATGGTATAAATTTTTAGAGGAAATGAAAGATTTAACTGAAGTTCAGAAAAAATGGAAAAATACTCCTGTGGAAGAATTTTTAGAGGAAATTGAAAAGACAGCCATGTCTAAGTCTTATAAAATTCCTACTTTGTTGAGTTTTATAGAAGAGACTAGGCTCCAAACAGCTGTCTCTGTTAATGATATAGGAGAGAATTTTAAGATTTTTTATAATGATGATTTACATGGAAAAGATTTAAATAACAAGAATCATAAAGAGTGGAAAAATTGGGATACAAAGAAGTTTACAAGCTTAGCTGTAAAAAATCCAATTAAATTTTTAAGTAGTGGTAAATCTGAGAAATTTTTTAACTATGATAAAGAGCAACAGATTTTTTCATTAGTTGAAACCTTACATGAGTATATAGATTTATACAATGAAGAATTGATCATAGAAATAAAAGATAGATTAAATTATAGAAATGCAAATTATTTTCATAGAAAGTATATGGAGGATTAAAATGACAAAACCCTACTATAACAAAAACGCAAAAGACTTTTTTGAAAAAACCCTAAATGCAGATATGACAGGAATATATCAAAGATTTGAAAAATATTTACACAAAGGAGATCACATTTTAGATCTTGGTTGTGGATCAGGACGAGATAGTCTATATTTTAAAAATAATGGATATATTGTGACTTCTGTGGATTATTCAGAGGAATTGGTAAAACTATCCACAGAACTTTTGAGTCAAGAAGTTCTTCAGGTAGATATGAGAGAAATGGATTTTTACAATGAGTTTGAGGGGATATGGGCTTGCGCGTCTATTTTGCATATTCCAAAAGGTGAAGTCAAAAAAGTAATCCAAAATTGTGAAAAAGCATTAAAGAAAAATGGGGTGTTTTACTTATCTCTTAAATATGGAGAAGGAGAGAGGTATGTAGAGGATCGATTTTTTAGTTATTATAATGAAGAAATTTTTCAGGACATCATAAAGTTTTTTATCAATTTAAAGATTATAGATATGTGGACAACTATAGATGTAAGAAAAGATAGAGAAGATATTTGGTTAAATATCAT encodes:
- a CDS encoding class I SAM-dependent methyltransferase, giving the protein MTKPYYNKNAKDFFEKTLNADMTGIYQRFEKYLHKGDHILDLGCGSGRDSLYFKNNGYIVTSVDYSEELVKLSTELLSQEVLQVDMREMDFYNEFEGIWACASILHIPKGEVKKVIQNCEKALKKNGVFYLSLKYGEGERYVEDRFFSYYNEEIFQDIIKFFINLKIIDMWTTIDVRKDREDIWLNIILKKSLVFE